The genome window AATGTAGATGCCTCGCTTGGTGCTTATGAATAACGAACCTTGGCATGATCGATACCTTCGATGAAGTTATTAATTATAAATTGTTGAGCAATATTTAGATTATTAGATTCGCATCTTTCTACTAAGTCCTTAACCCATCATAATCATCAAAAGTGTGCGTGGTGTATCGACTTAGAATGCCGATCTCGATGATGGTAAATGTATGTGTATGTATTTTATTATTATTTAATCAAAGGAATCTCTTATCTGGGAAGGTTTCGTGGAGGCTCGCTCTAAAGATATCATCTACACTACCATCGAACTTTACGAGTTGAGGCAATCTACCGACCACACCCGCATACTTGCCACGGATGATCAGCGCACCCCTTACGTAAGGTAAGGTCTCCGCCAACTCCAATCCAGACTGTACAGATGCTTCACAATCATCACCTTTAACAGAATTACATACAGCGGTTGCAGCGGCATCGGCGATAGCTGCCGAATCTGCGATGATGACTACCGCATCCGCCTCTCCAAAACTCAGAGCATGGCTTACGGTGGCAGAGCTTGTAGCTATACCTATTGGGAAATCATCTCTAGATAAATGAAAA of Nitrososphaerales archaeon contains these proteins:
- a CDS encoding UPF0280 family protein; amino-acid sequence: PVKVEETAPRIVKVAAFASELMNVGPMAAVPGTLAELGVEVMIHEGGLVNLIENGGEISALSLKPINVGIYAARSPLSGKIGFHLSRDDFPIGIATSSATVSHALSFGEADAVVIIADSAAIADAAATAVCNSVKGDDCEASVQSGLELAETLPYVRGALIIRGKYAGVVGRLPQLVKFDGSVDDIFRASLHETFPDKRFL